The genomic window AGGTCGCCGAGTACCAGGCCGTACTGAAGGTCGCCTTCAAGCTCGACTAAATGGGGAAGCAGAGGGAACTCGACTTCCTCTTCAACCCCGGCTCCATCGCCGTGGTGGGCGCTTCGGACACTCCGGGCAAGCTCTCGGCTATCGTAATGGAGAGCCTCGGTGGTTCGGGGTTTACCGGGGGGGTGTACCCGGTAAACCCCAAGTACGAGACCGTAAGGGGGCTTAAGTGCTATCCGTCGATTAAGGATATAGGCGCACCAATAGACCTCGCGGTCGTGGCAGTTCCGGCGGCCGCCGTCTCCGGGGTGTTTAAGGAGGCGGAAGGGAAGCTCAGGGGGGCCGTGGTGGTAAGCGGCGGCTTCGGCGAGACCGACGACAGGGGGAAGGCGCTGGAAGATGAGCTCAGGGATGTAATAAAAAAGACCGGCATACGGGTCGTCGGGCCGAACTGCATGGGCATCTACGACGCGGTCTCCGGGGTGGATACCTTCTTCATACCCGTGGAGAGGATAAAGAGGCCCGGCAGGGGGTCCATAGCCGTGCTATCGCAGAGCGGCTCCTTCGCGCTTACGGCCATGGACGAGTTGGCGGCCGAGGGAGTAGGGGTGTCGAGGGTCTTGAGCTACGGAAACATGGTGGACGTAAGCGAGACCGACTGCCTCGACTTCCTGGCCCGTGACGACGCGACCGAAACGGTGGTGCTATACATAGAGTCCATAAAAGACGGCAGGCGGTTCGTCGAGAGCGCAAAGAACTGCGCCAGGAGGAAGACCGTCATGGCGCTTAAGGTCGGCCGCGGCGAGGTGGGCCGGGCCGCGGCCCGTTCCCACACCGGGGCGATGGCCGGAAGGGACGAGCTCTACAGCGCGGCCTTCAAGAAGGCCGGAGTGGTGGAGCTCTCCGGGTACGAGGAGTTCATGGACGGCTGCAAGGCGGTGGGCATGCAGAGCGCGGCGAAGGGACGGAGGGTCGCGGTGATAACCGACGCCGGAGGCATTGGCGTGAACGTGGCGGACGCCTGCGTCTCGGCCGGGCTTGAGGTGTCCGCCCTGCCCGACGGGA from Thermodesulfobacteriota bacterium includes these protein-coding regions:
- a CDS encoding CoA-binding protein — protein: MGKQRELDFLFNPGSIAVVGASDTPGKLSAIVMESLGGSGFTGGVYPVNPKYETVRGLKCYPSIKDIGAPIDLAVVAVPAAAVSGVFKEAEGKLRGAVVVSGGFGETDDRGKALEDELRDVIKKTGIRVVGPNCMGIYDAVSGVDTFFIPVERIKRPGRGSIAVLSQSGSFALTAMDELAAEGVGVSRVLSYGNMVDVSETDCLDFLARDDATETVVLYIESIKDGRRFVESAKNCARRKTVMALKVGRGEVGRAAARSHTGAMAGRDELYSAAFKKAGVVELSGYEEFMDGCKAVGMQSAAKGRRVAVITDAGGIGVNVADACVSAGLEVSALPDGKKERLKAVLPSYFTVGNPLDLTGSATDEWFAEAVGVALDGDDYDLAIVAPLWGPPGLTDRLPELLAERIAMAGKPAIICSPGGKYSQERKGLFTERGLPVFASPESAVRAAAILARKGRV